In Pasteurella multocida subsp. multocida OH4807, a genomic segment contains:
- a CDS encoding bifunctional riboflavin kinase/FMN adenylyltransferase (COG0196 FAD synthase) produces MRLIRGIHNLPKNLSGCALTIGNFDGVHLGHQAILKHLRQKADALNLPVVVMLFEPQPREYFTGEAVPARLMRLRDKLHYLAKAEVDYVICIRFNQHFAEQDAQTFIKDWLITKLNVKFLSIGDDFRFGAKRQGDFTLLQQASEAFGFIVEDNHSFCVEQLRISSTAIREALAQDDLLHAAKMLGKPYRIFGRVAHGNKLGRTIGFPTANIPLHRQVNPVKGVYAVKVRLKNNMIYLGVANIGSRPTINGAVQLLETHLFNFKDDIYGQCIEVEFCHKIRNEFKFPTFEALKQQIAKDVDTAKQFFSLQQSVTD; encoded by the coding sequence ATGCGACTCATTCGTGGCATCCATAATTTACCTAAAAATTTATCTGGCTGCGCGCTAACTATCGGCAATTTCGATGGTGTCCATTTAGGTCATCAAGCGATTTTAAAGCACTTACGCCAAAAAGCTGATGCGTTAAACCTACCCGTTGTGGTGATGTTATTTGAGCCACAACCACGCGAATATTTTACTGGTGAGGCAGTACCCGCACGTTTAATGCGGTTACGTGATAAATTACATTATCTTGCCAAAGCAGAAGTCGATTATGTGATTTGTATTCGTTTTAACCAACACTTTGCTGAACAAGATGCACAAACTTTCATCAAAGATTGGTTAATCACTAAATTAAACGTGAAATTTTTAAGTATTGGGGACGATTTCCGTTTTGGTGCCAAACGACAGGGTGATTTTACGTTATTACAACAAGCCAGCGAAGCATTTGGTTTTATCGTTGAAGATAATCATAGCTTTTGTGTTGAACAACTACGTATTAGTAGCACTGCAATTCGTGAAGCATTAGCTCAGGATGACTTGTTACATGCGGCCAAAATGCTAGGCAAACCTTATCGTATTTTTGGACGTGTTGCACATGGTAATAAGCTTGGTCGCACAATCGGTTTTCCTACTGCCAATATACCACTACACCGTCAAGTTAATCCCGTTAAAGGTGTCTACGCCGTCAAAGTACGATTAAAAAATAATATGATTTATCTGGGCGTGGCAAACATTGGAAGTCGACCGACGATCAATGGTGCGGTACAGCTATTAGAAACTCATCTATTTAATTTTAAAGATGATATTTATGGTCAGTGTATTGAAGTAGAATTTTGCCATAAAATCCGTAACGAATTTAAATTTCCCACTTTTGAGGCATTAAAACAACAAATTGCCAAGGATGTGGACACAGCAAAACAATTTTTCAGCCTACAGCAATCAGTAACAGATTAG
- the ileS gene encoding isoleucyl-tRNA ligase (COG0060 Isoleucyl-tRNA synthetase) translates to MRGDLAKREPQMLQHWYENNLYQKIREASKGKKSFILHDGPPYANGSLHLGHAVNKILKDIIIKSKTALGYDSPYIPGWDCHGLPIELKVESIVGKPNEKISAAEFREACRRYAAEQVEGQKADFIRMGVLGDWDNPYLTMNFHTEANIIRAFGKAVENGHLYKGSKPVHWCLDCASSLAEAEVEYEDRVSPSIYVRFNAVAPTTVEQKFQAVGKGTGTISAVIWTTTPWTIPSNRAIALHENLDYQLVQFGTERVILAKDLVEDVAKAANIEQFDVLGEAKGADLNWLRFNHPFYEYDVPFILGDHVTTDGGTGLVHTAPDHGHDDYIIAMKNGIEMAGLIGNDGLFKADVPFFAGKGVFESNDLVVAKLQEVGALLKFTKIKHSYPHCWRHKTPIIFRATPQWFIGMEKQGLRQQALREIQKVRWIPSWGQARIEKMVENRPDWCISRQRTWGVPVALFIHKETEELHPRTVELVEEVAKRVEEKGIQAWWDLEPKTLLGDEAEQYIKVPDTLDVWFDSGSTYFSVVKDRPEFNGNEADMYLEGSDQHRGWFMSSLMLSTATDNKAPYKQVLTHGFTVDEKGYKMSKSLGNVILPSEVWNKNGADILRLWVASTDYTGEIAVSHNILNSAGDTYRRIRNTARFLLANLNGFDPKRDLVKPEQMMVLDRWAVDCALQAQNEIKDAYDNYQFHTVIQRLMKFCSVEMGSFYLDIIKDRQYTTKADSLARRSCQTALWHIAEALVRWIAPVLSFTADEIWQYLPGERAEFVFTEEFYSGLFALDADETMNDAYWQQVITLRNEVNRVLEQARNDKIIGAALEAELTIYADEKHAEVLNQLQNELRFVLMTSKAEVKPLTHADVSEGEVKGLAVNVIRSAAEKCPRCWHYSDTIGVNSTHPTLCARCVENVEGNGEVRHFA, encoded by the coding sequence ATGCGTGGTGATCTCGCGAAGCGTGAACCACAAATGTTACAACATTGGTATGAAAACAACCTCTACCAAAAAATCCGTGAAGCCTCGAAAGGCAAAAAATCATTTATTTTGCATGATGGTCCTCCTTACGCAAATGGTTCACTCCATCTAGGTCACGCCGTTAATAAAATTCTTAAAGATATTATTATCAAGTCAAAAACAGCATTAGGCTATGATTCACCTTATATTCCTGGTTGGGACTGCCACGGGTTACCGATCGAATTAAAAGTAGAAAGTATTGTGGGTAAACCTAATGAAAAAATCTCAGCAGCAGAATTTCGTGAAGCCTGCCGTCGCTATGCTGCAGAACAAGTAGAAGGACAGAAAGCTGATTTTATCCGTATGGGTGTATTAGGTGACTGGGATAATCCGTATCTCACTATGAATTTCCATACTGAAGCAAACATTATCCGTGCCTTTGGTAAAGCCGTCGAAAATGGTCACCTCTACAAAGGTTCCAAACCAGTACATTGGTGTTTAGACTGTGCGTCTTCTTTAGCAGAAGCGGAAGTGGAATATGAAGATCGTGTTTCCCCCTCCATCTATGTGCGCTTTAATGCAGTCGCTCCAACAACAGTGGAACAAAAATTTCAAGCCGTCGGGAAAGGTACAGGTACTATTTCAGCAGTGATCTGGACAACAACACCATGGACCATTCCATCTAACCGCGCGATTGCCCTCCACGAAAATTTGGATTATCAACTCGTCCAATTTGGAACAGAACGTGTCATTTTAGCGAAAGATCTCGTTGAAGATGTTGCAAAGGCAGCGAATATTGAACAATTTGATGTATTAGGTGAAGCCAAAGGGGCGGATCTAAATTGGTTGCGCTTCAACCACCCGTTCTATGAATATGATGTTCCATTTATTTTAGGCGATCATGTGACAACTGATGGTGGTACAGGTCTTGTCCATACTGCCCCTGATCATGGTCATGATGACTATATCATCGCGATGAAAAATGGGATCGAGATGGCGGGTTTAATTGGTAATGACGGTTTATTCAAAGCTGATGTTCCTTTCTTTGCGGGTAAAGGCGTGTTTGAATCCAATGATCTGGTTGTAGCAAAACTACAAGAGGTTGGAGCATTATTAAAATTCACTAAGATAAAACACAGCTACCCACACTGTTGGCGTCATAAAACCCCAATCATTTTCCGTGCGACACCACAATGGTTCATTGGCATGGAAAAACAAGGTTTACGCCAACAAGCCTTACGTGAAATCCAAAAAGTACGTTGGATTCCAAGCTGGGGACAAGCACGCATTGAAAAAATGGTTGAAAATCGCCCAGACTGGTGTATTTCTCGTCAACGTACCTGGGGTGTCCCTGTCGCACTCTTTATCCACAAAGAAACTGAAGAACTTCACCCACGCACAGTGGAATTAGTCGAAGAGGTTGCTAAACGCGTTGAAGAAAAAGGTATTCAAGCATGGTGGGATCTTGAACCTAAAACATTACTTGGTGACGAGGCAGAGCAATACATCAAAGTACCAGATACCCTAGATGTTTGGTTTGACTCTGGTTCAACCTATTTCTCCGTGGTAAAAGATCGCCCAGAATTTAATGGGAATGAAGCGGACATGTATCTAGAGGGGTCTGACCAACACCGTGGTTGGTTTATGTCTTCCCTCATGCTCTCTACTGCAACCGATAATAAAGCACCTTATAAACAAGTTCTGACTCACGGTTTTACTGTGGATGAGAAAGGCTACAAAATGTCTAAGTCACTTGGTAATGTGATTTTACCAAGTGAAGTATGGAACAAAAATGGCGCGGATATTTTACGTTTGTGGGTTGCTTCAACAGACTATACGGGGGAAATCGCCGTATCACATAATATCTTAAATAGTGCGGGTGATACTTATCGCCGTATTCGTAATACAGCACGTTTCTTATTAGCTAATTTAAATGGATTTGATCCTAAACGTGACTTAGTGAAACCTGAGCAAATGATGGTTTTAGACCGTTGGGCTGTCGACTGTGCATTACAAGCGCAAAATGAAATTAAAGACGCTTACGATAACTACCAATTCCATACTGTTATTCAGCGTTTGATGAAATTCTGTTCTGTTGAAATGGGTTCATTCTATTTAGATATCATCAAAGATCGTCAATATACGACGAAAGCTGACAGTCTTGCACGTCGTAGCTGCCAAACTGCGTTATGGCACATTGCTGAAGCGTTAGTCCGTTGGATTGCCCCTGTTTTATCCTTTACTGCAGATGAAATTTGGCAATACTTACCTGGTGAGCGTGCGGAATTTGTTTTCACTGAAGAATTTTACTCAGGGTTATTTGCATTAGATGCCGATGAAACAATGAATGATGCTTATTGGCAACAAGTGATTACATTACGTAACGAAGTGAACCGAGTATTAGAACAGGCGCGTAATGATAAAATCATTGGGGCGGCGTTAGAAGCAGAACTTACGATTTACGCCGATGAAAAACATGCTGAAGTATTAAACCAATTACAAAATGAATTACGTTTTGTATTAATGACATCTAAAGCGGAAGTCAAACCTCTTACTCACGCCGACGTTTCCGAAGGTGAAGTGAAAGGATTAGCCGTTAACGTCATTCGTTCTGCAGCCGAAAAATGTCCACGTTGCTGGCATTATTCGGATACCATTGGTGTCAACTCAACTCACCCAACGCTTTGTGCACGCTGTGTTGAAAATGTTGAGGGCAATGGTGAAGTAAGACATTTTGCTTAA
- the lspA gene encoding lipoprotein signal peptidase (COG0597 Lipoprotein signal peptidase) encodes MLMTQTKTGLSFLWLSLVAFVLDLGTKYLIVQHFALYESVNILPFFSLTYVRNYGAAFSFLAEHGGWQKHLFIVLASVISMMLVYFLYKNKASQKLQNYAYALIIGGALGNMVDRTYHGFVVDFLDFYWDIYHYPVFNVADIAISIGAGLLILDAIKNRHESEPPSESTK; translated from the coding sequence GTGCTGATGACACAAACTAAAACAGGGCTCTCATTTCTATGGCTAAGTCTTGTTGCTTTTGTACTTGATTTAGGAACAAAATACCTCATTGTGCAACACTTTGCTTTATATGAAAGTGTCAATATTCTCCCTTTTTTTAGCTTAACGTATGTGCGTAACTACGGTGCGGCATTCAGTTTCTTAGCAGAACATGGTGGCTGGCAAAAACATCTTTTCATTGTTCTCGCAAGTGTTATTTCTATGATGCTTGTATATTTTCTGTATAAGAATAAAGCATCACAAAAACTGCAAAATTATGCCTATGCCCTAATTATCGGTGGTGCATTGGGCAATATGGTTGATCGAACTTACCATGGTTTTGTTGTAGATTTTTTAGACTTTTATTGGGATATTTATCATTACCCAGTTTTTAATGTCGCAGATATTGCAATTTCAATTGGAGCTGGGCTTTTAATTCTAGATGCGATCAAAAACCGTCATGAGTCTGAGCCCCCATCCGAATCAACAAAATAG
- the ispH gene encoding 4-hydroxy-3-methylbut-2-enyl diphosphate reductase (COG0761 Penicillin tolerance protein) — MKIILANPRGFCAGVDRAISIVESALEIHGSPIYVRHEVVHNRFVVNGLRERGAVFVEELDEVPDGAIVIFSAHGVSQAVRQEAKKRNLKVFDATCPLVTKVHMQVARASRKGTKAILIGHEGHPEVEGTMGQYDNPEGGIFLIESVEDIAKLGLKKEEDLTFMTQTTLSIDDTSEVIEALKQKYPAIQGPRKNDICYATTNRQQAVRELAQQSDLVIVVGSKNSSNSNRLAELASRMGVMSKLIDEADDIDPQWLENVKTIGITAGASAPEVLVQSVVKRLQQLGVTEVEELRGCEENTVFEVPKELRITEVTE, encoded by the coding sequence ATGAAAATTATTTTAGCCAATCCACGTGGTTTCTGCGCAGGTGTTGACCGTGCGATTAGTATTGTTGAATCTGCTTTAGAGATTCACGGTTCACCTATCTATGTTCGTCACGAAGTCGTGCACAATCGTTTTGTTGTGAATGGACTGCGTGAGCGTGGCGCGGTTTTTGTTGAAGAATTAGATGAAGTGCCAGATGGCGCAATTGTGATTTTCTCCGCGCATGGTGTATCACAAGCAGTTCGTCAAGAAGCAAAAAAACGTAATTTGAAAGTGTTTGATGCGACTTGCCCTCTTGTCACTAAAGTCCATATGCAAGTGGCTCGTGCCAGCCGAAAAGGAACCAAAGCGATTTTAATTGGTCACGAAGGGCACCCAGAAGTAGAAGGGACGATGGGACAATATGATAATCCTGAAGGAGGCATTTTCTTAATCGAAAGCGTCGAAGATATTGCAAAACTTGGTTTAAAAAAAGAAGAAGATTTAACTTTTATGACACAAACAACGTTATCCATTGATGACACCAGTGAAGTCATAGAAGCATTAAAGCAAAAATATCCAGCTATTCAAGGACCACGTAAAAATGATATTTGTTATGCGACCACAAACCGTCAGCAGGCAGTACGAGAACTCGCACAACAATCTGATTTGGTCATTGTTGTGGGATCCAAGAACTCCTCTAACTCAAATCGTTTAGCCGAATTAGCTTCTCGCATGGGCGTCATGTCAAAACTCATTGATGAAGCGGATGATATTGACCCACAATGGCTAGAAAACGTGAAGACAATTGGTATCACAGCAGGCGCCTCTGCACCAGAAGTACTCGTTCAATCTGTTGTAAAACGCCTTCAACAATTAGGTGTCACTGAAGTGGAAGAATTACGAGGTTGTGAGGAAAATACGGTATTTGAAGTGCCAAAAGAATTGCGAATTACAGAAGTCACGGAATAA
- a CDS encoding hypothetical protein (COG1555 DNA uptake protein and related DNA-binding proteins), translating to MKLTSLILSCLTFVMLSSSLPTYAATVPSTHSPLAQTSGTAPSVTPETTINKININQATANEIQAALVGIGAKKAEAIVEYREAQGPFTMLEQLLEIPGIGPATLEKNKARITL from the coding sequence ATGAAATTAACCTCACTGATTCTCTCTTGCCTCACTTTTGTCATGCTCTCTAGCAGTCTCCCGACTTACGCTGCAACCGTTCCTTCAACTCACTCCCCCCTAGCCCAGACATCAGGCACAGCCCCTTCCGTCACACCTGAGACAACTATCAATAAAATCAATATTAATCAAGCAACTGCAAACGAAATTCAGGCTGCGTTAGTCGGTATTGGTGCGAAAAAAGCGGAAGCCATTGTTGAATATCGGGAAGCTCAGGGGCCCTTTACGATGTTAGAACAATTACTTGAGATACCAGGAATTGGTCCAGCGACGCTAGAAAAAAACAAAGCCCGTATCACATTATAA
- a CDS encoding dITP/XTP pyrophosphatase (COG0127 Xanthosine triphosphate pyrophosphatase), whose translation MKQKVVLATGNKGKVKEMSDVLADFGFDVIAQTDLGIESPEETGLTFVENALLKARYASKMSGLPAIADDSGLVVEALGGAPGLYSARYAGVDDDTADAQNRCKLLAELAHVTQDKRQAKFVSCIVMLQHETDPSPIIAEGECFGEIAFSEKGENGFGYDSLFFSPEVNCTFAELETAEKKKISHRAKALSVLKNKLTAKSG comes from the coding sequence ATGAAACAAAAAGTCGTATTAGCAACAGGCAATAAAGGCAAAGTCAAAGAAATGTCAGATGTCCTAGCGGATTTCGGTTTTGATGTCATTGCACAAACGGATTTAGGCATCGAAAGTCCCGAAGAAACAGGATTAACTTTTGTGGAAAACGCGTTATTAAAAGCACGTTATGCGAGCAAAATGTCAGGTTTACCTGCAATTGCTGATGACTCAGGTCTCGTTGTTGAGGCATTAGGGGGGGCTCCTGGCTTATATTCTGCGCGTTATGCAGGGGTTGACGATGACACCGCTGACGCACAAAATCGTTGTAAACTGCTCGCGGAATTAGCCCATGTCACACAAGATAAACGCCAAGCAAAATTTGTGAGTTGTATCGTCATGTTACAACATGAAACCGATCCTTCTCCGATTATTGCCGAAGGGGAATGTTTTGGTGAAATTGCTTTCAGTGAAAAAGGCGAAAATGGGTTTGGTTATGATAGTTTATTTTTCAGCCCAGAGGTGAATTGTACCTTTGCTGAACTTGAAACCGCTGAAAAGAAAAAAATTTCACATCGAGCAAAAGCGCTGTCAGTCTTAAAAAACAAATTAACCGCTAAAAGCGGTTAA
- a CDS encoding hypothetical protein (COG0393 Uncharacterized conserved protein) — protein MIITTTPNVEGKQIAEYKQVVFGEVVAGSNFIRDFFAGITDILGGRSGAYESKITRARQEALEEMQKNAQRLGANAIVGVEVNYTSINGDGKSMFMIVASGTAVVVR, from the coding sequence ATGATTATTACGACAACTCCAAATGTAGAAGGTAAACAGATTGCTGAATATAAACAAGTGGTTTTTGGTGAGGTCGTCGCAGGGTCAAACTTTATTCGCGATTTTTTTGCAGGTATCACGGATATCCTTGGCGGACGTTCTGGAGCCTATGAATCCAAAATTACACGAGCTCGTCAAGAAGCCCTTGAAGAAATGCAAAAAAATGCACAACGCTTAGGTGCAAACGCGATTGTGGGAGTCGAAGTCAACTACACATCAATTAACGGTGACGGAAAAAGTATGTTTATGATTGTGGCAAGCGGGACCGCAGTGGTGGTACGTTAA
- a CDS encoding HemN family oxidoreductase (COG0635 Coproporphyrinogen III oxidase and related Fe-S oxidoreductases): MKLTLPPLSLYIHIPWCVQKCPYCDFNSHAQKGKIPEQEYAKHLLADLRQDLQRFSHSIAGRQLHTIFIGGGTPSLFSPDTIHRLLSEIKQLIPFEPGIEITLEANPGTVEAERFRGYVNAGVTRISMGIQSFNDDKLKRLGRIHTAAEAKRAVEFAQVSGLKSFNLDLMHGLPNQTLEEALDDLKQAIALNPPHLSWYQLTIEPNTLFAYRPPTLPDDDALWDIFEQGHQLLTQAGYKQYETSAYAKPDYQCQHNLNYWRFGDYLAIGCGAHGKVSNESGEILRYSKTKHPKGYLRGEYLYEEKPVDAADRAFEFFMNRFRLLEPVPKAEFEQYTGLQFADVEKPLQWALSKQYIVQQAEYWQATERGKLFLNELLEQFLPQ; this comes from the coding sequence GTGAAGCTCACTCTCCCTCCATTAAGTTTGTATATTCATATCCCTTGGTGCGTGCAAAAATGTCCCTATTGCGATTTTAATTCGCATGCACAAAAAGGGAAAATTCCCGAACAAGAGTATGCTAAACATTTATTGGCTGATCTAAGACAGGATTTACAGCGTTTTTCTCACAGCATAGCGGGACGTCAGCTCCACACGATTTTTATCGGTGGTGGAACACCTAGTCTCTTTTCACCAGACACGATACACCGTTTGCTTAGTGAAATAAAACAGCTTATTCCATTTGAGCCAGGCATTGAAATTACGTTAGAGGCTAATCCAGGAACAGTGGAAGCAGAACGTTTTCGTGGTTATGTCAACGCTGGAGTCACGCGCATTTCAATGGGGATACAAAGTTTCAATGACGATAAATTAAAACGATTAGGACGTATTCACACTGCAGCAGAAGCGAAAAGAGCGGTCGAATTTGCACAAGTTTCAGGACTCAAAAGTTTCAATCTTGATTTAATGCACGGGTTACCTAATCAAACCCTCGAAGAAGCATTAGACGATTTAAAACAAGCTATTGCCCTGAATCCGCCACACCTTTCTTGGTACCAGCTGACAATTGAACCCAATACACTCTTTGCATATCGCCCACCGACATTACCTGATGACGATGCACTCTGGGATATTTTTGAACAAGGTCATCAATTACTTACCCAAGCAGGTTATAAACAGTATGAGACCTCCGCTTATGCTAAACCAGATTACCAATGCCAACATAATTTGAATTATTGGCGCTTTGGTGATTATCTCGCCATTGGCTGTGGTGCCCACGGCAAAGTCAGCAACGAATCAGGCGAGATCCTTCGTTATAGCAAAACGAAACATCCTAAAGGTTATTTGCGAGGCGAATACTTATACGAAGAAAAACCCGTTGATGCGGCGGATCGCGCCTTTGAATTTTTTATGAATCGTTTTCGTTTGTTAGAACCTGTCCCCAAAGCCGAATTTGAACAATATACTGGACTGCAGTTCGCTGACGTTGAAAAACCACTCCAGTGGGCATTATCTAAACAATATATTGTGCAACAGGCAGAATATTGGCAAGCGACAGAACGAGGCAAACTCTTTTTAAATGAATTGTTAGAACAATTTTTACCACAATAA
- a CDS encoding ribose-5-phosphate isomerase A (COG0120 Ribose 5-phosphate isomerase) yields MNQLEMKKQAAKTALQYVKPDTIVGVGSGSTVNCFIEALGSMKDQIKGAVAASKASEELLRKQGIEVLSANDVSSLDIYVDGADEVNPQKMMIKGGGAALTREKIIAALAKKFICIIDESKQVDILGATFPLPVEVIPMARSQVARKLVALGGSPEYREGVVTDNGNVILDVHNFLIMSPMEIEKELNNVAGVVTNGIFALRPADLLIVGTPDGVQTIE; encoded by the coding sequence ATGAATCAACTTGAAATGAAAAAGCAAGCGGCAAAAACAGCCTTACAATACGTTAAACCCGATACGATCGTAGGCGTAGGAAGTGGCTCGACTGTCAATTGTTTTATTGAAGCGTTAGGCTCCATGAAAGATCAAATTAAAGGCGCTGTTGCGGCTTCAAAAGCATCAGAAGAATTACTCAGAAAACAAGGTATTGAAGTATTGAGTGCAAATGATGTATCAAGTTTGGACATTTATGTTGATGGTGCAGATGAAGTGAACCCACAAAAAATGATGATCAAGGGCGGCGGTGCGGCGCTGACTCGTGAAAAAATCATTGCAGCACTCGCGAAAAAATTTATTTGTATTATCGATGAAAGTAAACAAGTCGATATCCTAGGGGCGACTTTTCCACTCCCTGTTGAAGTCATTCCAATGGCACGCTCACAAGTTGCTCGTAAACTTGTTGCGCTAGGCGGTTCGCCAGAATACCGTGAGGGTGTGGTCACTGATAATGGTAACGTGATTCTAGATGTCCATAATTTTTTAATTATGAGCCCAATGGAAATCGAAAAAGAACTCAATAATGTCGCAGGAGTGGTGACAAATGGTATTTTTGCGCTTCGTCCCGCCGACCTCCTTATTGTCGGAACTCCAGACGGCGTGCAAACGATCGAATAA
- a CDS encoding D-3-phosphoglycerate dehydrogenase (COG0111 Phosphoglycerate dehydrogenase and related dehydrogenases) yields MTTKVSLDKAKIKFLLLEGVHQSAIEVLQAAGYTNIEYHKKALDDEELKEAIKDAHFVGIRSRTFLTADVLEHAQKLIAIGCFCIGTNQVDLNAAKQRGIPVFNAPFSNTRSVAELVLGEILLLMRNVPQANAEVHRGIWNKSAAGSHEVRGKKLGIIGYGHIGSQLSVIAESLGMHVYFYDIENKLPLGNAQQVRTLEELLSMSDVVSLHVPENASTKNLMSAERLAQLKDSAILINAARGTVVDIDALAQALESGKIRGAAFDVFPEEPASIQEEFVSPLRAFDNVILTPHIGGSTSEAQENIGSEVAGKFVKYSDNGSTLSAVNFPEVSLPEHSGTKRLLHIHHNKPGVLNKINQVFVEANVNIAAQYLQTEPTIGYVVIDVETDNAHTLLNQLKEIDGTIRTRVLF; encoded by the coding sequence ATGACAACCAAGGTTTCTCTTGATAAAGCGAAGATCAAATTTTTACTCTTAGAAGGTGTCCACCAAAGTGCGATTGAAGTGCTACAAGCCGCTGGCTACACGAATATTGAATACCATAAAAAAGCCCTTGATGATGAAGAATTAAAAGAAGCCATCAAAGATGCACATTTTGTTGGGATTCGTTCTCGTACGTTCTTAACGGCTGACGTCTTAGAACACGCTCAAAAATTAATTGCTATTGGCTGTTTTTGTATTGGCACAAACCAAGTCGATCTAAATGCTGCAAAACAGCGTGGTATTCCTGTCTTCAATGCACCTTTCTCCAATACTCGTTCTGTTGCAGAATTAGTATTAGGTGAAATTTTACTCTTAATGCGTAATGTGCCACAAGCCAATGCGGAAGTGCATCGTGGTATTTGGAACAAATCTGCTGCAGGTTCACATGAAGTGCGTGGTAAAAAATTGGGCATCATTGGTTATGGTCATATCGGTTCACAATTGAGTGTAATTGCCGAGTCACTAGGTATGCATGTGTACTTCTATGACATTGAAAACAAACTTCCACTCGGTAATGCTCAACAAGTACGTACATTAGAGGAACTGCTTTCGATGAGCGATGTGGTCTCGTTACATGTGCCAGAAAATGCGTCGACAAAAAACTTAATGAGTGCGGAACGTCTTGCTCAATTAAAAGACAGTGCGATTTTAATTAATGCAGCACGCGGAACCGTTGTCGATATAGACGCTTTAGCTCAAGCGCTCGAATCAGGTAAAATTCGTGGTGCGGCATTCGATGTGTTCCCAGAAGAACCCGCCTCTATCCAAGAGGAGTTCGTTTCACCATTGCGTGCTTTCGATAATGTCATTTTAACCCCTCATATTGGTGGCTCGACTTCTGAAGCTCAAGAAAATATTGGCTCAGAAGTGGCAGGCAAATTTGTTAAATATTCTGATAATGGTTCAACACTTTCTGCGGTCAATTTCCCAGAAGTATCATTACCAGAACACAGTGGTACAAAACGTTTACTGCATATTCACCACAATAAACCAGGTGTATTGAATAAAATTAACCAAGTCTTTGTAGAAGCCAATGTGAATATTGCTGCACAATATTTACAAACCGAGCCAACTATTGGTTACGTCGTGATTGATGTTGAAACTGACAATGCGCATACTCTGCTCAATCAATTAAAAGAAATTGATGGAACCATTCGTACACGTGTGTTGTTCTAA